A window from Streptomyces sp. NBC_00271 encodes these proteins:
- a CDS encoding 3-hydroxylacyl-ACP dehydratase: MRFHLIDRIETCAPREHITARKVTSAGETYWQDTGAGPALPFGLALEALCQSATWLIMLSTDHQRRAALLAVGEATAHRPVRPGEVLRMHATVESMTEEAALLDGTVTVDGENVLEASGILCALIDAERLDDPAATRRMAHQLQGGGPVG, encoded by the coding sequence ATGCGATTCCATCTGATCGACCGGATCGAGACCTGCGCGCCCCGTGAGCACATCACCGCGCGCAAGGTCACCTCCGCCGGGGAGACCTACTGGCAGGACACCGGCGCCGGACCCGCGCTGCCCTTCGGGCTGGCCCTGGAGGCCCTGTGCCAGTCCGCCACCTGGCTGATCATGCTCTCCACCGACCACCAGCGGCGCGCCGCGCTGCTGGCGGTCGGCGAGGCCACCGCGCACCGCCCGGTGCGCCCCGGCGAGGTGCTGCGCATGCACGCCACCGTCGAGTCGATGACCGAGGAGGCCGCCCTGCTGGACGGCACCGTCACCGTGGACGGCGAGAACGTCCTGGAGGCGAGCGGCATCCTGTGCGCGCTCATCGACGCCGAACGCCTCGACGACCCGGCCGCCACCCGGCGCATGGCGCACCAGCTGCAGGGCGGGGGGCCGGTGGGTTGA
- a CDS encoding beta-ketoacyl-[acyl-carrier-protein] synthase family protein: MTRVAITGVGAVTPLGNDAAATWQGLAAGRSGVGPLTTFDAAGFPVRIAAQVKDFDPAAAIPARIGRKHLSRVGLFGVAAAWEALRSARAEDLGEEVYDFGERGVAMGASVGRPELQALLDVGHLRATTGRADAFLCHPPAVTLTDDQNVPLSAMARMMSATGPMIGISTACSGSGHAIGEAYRAIQEGDARLMVAGGYDSLTTWLDLLGFSLLGALTDRHNDDPEHASRPFDADRSGFVIGEGAVAVVLEDLDAARERGAPVLGEVLGYGSTLNAWRITDSPPDGSGAVQAMEAAIGESGLGTAGIDYVVAHGTSTHGNDQSETVAIKKVFADDARRLVVSAPKSMAGHLTSASLGLGVLAALGAIRHSLVPPTVNLERPDRGLDLDYVPHTARPMPVAAALINAFAFGGSNTSLVVGAPREDT; the protein is encoded by the coding sequence ATGACCCGAGTAGCCATCACCGGCGTCGGCGCCGTCACCCCGCTGGGCAACGACGCCGCCGCCACCTGGCAGGGCCTGGCCGCCGGCCGCAGCGGCGTCGGGCCGCTGACCACCTTCGACGCGGCCGGCTTCCCGGTGCGGATCGCCGCCCAGGTCAAGGACTTCGACCCGGCCGCGGCGATCCCGGCCCGCATCGGGCGCAAACACCTCTCCCGGGTGGGCCTGTTCGGTGTCGCGGCCGCCTGGGAGGCGCTGCGCTCCGCGCGGGCCGAGGACCTGGGGGAGGAGGTGTACGACTTCGGCGAGCGCGGGGTGGCGATGGGCGCGAGCGTCGGCCGCCCCGAGCTGCAGGCCCTCCTGGACGTCGGCCACCTGCGTGCCACCACCGGCCGCGCGGACGCGTTCTTGTGCCACCCGCCGGCCGTCACCCTCACCGACGACCAGAACGTGCCGCTCAGCGCGATGGCCCGGATGATGTCCGCGACCGGGCCGATGATCGGGATCTCCACCGCCTGCTCCGGCTCCGGGCACGCCATTGGGGAGGCCTACCGCGCCATCCAGGAGGGCGACGCCCGCCTGATGGTCGCCGGCGGCTACGACTCCCTGACCACTTGGCTCGACCTGCTCGGCTTCAGCCTGCTGGGCGCGCTGACCGACCGTCACAACGACGATCCCGAGCACGCCTCGCGGCCCTTCGACGCCGACCGCTCCGGCTTCGTGATCGGCGAGGGCGCCGTCGCCGTCGTCCTGGAAGACCTCGACGCCGCCCGCGAGCGCGGCGCGCCCGTCCTGGGCGAGGTCCTCGGCTACGGCTCCACCCTCAACGCCTGGCGCATCACCGACTCCCCGCCGGACGGCTCCGGCGCCGTCCAGGCCATGGAGGCGGCGATCGGCGAATCCGGGCTGGGCACCGCCGGCATCGACTACGTCGTCGCGCACGGCACCAGCACCCACGGCAACGACCAGTCCGAGACGGTCGCCATCAAGAAGGTCTTCGCCGACGACGCCCGCCGTCTGGTGGTCAGCGCCCCCAAGTCGATGGCCGGCCACCTCACCTCCGCCAGCCTGGGCCTGGGCGTGCTGGCCGCGCTCGGCGCGATCCGCCACTCCCTGGTCCCGCCCACCGTCAACCTCGAGCGGCCCGACCGCGGCCTGGACCTCGACTACGTACCGCACACCGCCCGCCCGATGCCGGTGGCGGCGGCCCTGATCAACGCGTTCGCGTTCGGCGGCAGCAACACCAGCCTCGTCGTCGGCGCCCCGCGGGAGGACACATGA
- a CDS encoding DUF1772 domain-containing protein: METLVQTLAVVATMANAVVYGTDVFSAIVQRPALAHVDDAVLTSTMGQIHRFGDRRMPVPGVFGLLATVATAVAAGFGGRVTAAAAAAVAAAALVVWLAVYNKVSAPVNKELTDAALDCRTAPNARGLQRTWDSVINARVVLQAVALGAMCVALVAS; the protein is encoded by the coding sequence ATGGAAACCCTCGTACAGACCCTGGCCGTGGTGGCCACGATGGCCAACGCGGTGGTCTACGGCACCGACGTCTTCTCCGCGATCGTCCAGCGGCCGGCCCTCGCGCACGTCGACGACGCGGTGCTGACCAGCACCATGGGGCAGATCCACCGTTTCGGGGACCGCCGGATGCCCGTCCCGGGCGTCTTCGGCCTGCTCGCCACGGTGGCCACGGCCGTCGCGGCCGGGTTCGGCGGCCGCGTGACGGCGGCCGCGGCGGCCGCCGTCGCGGCGGCGGCCCTGGTGGTGTGGCTGGCCGTCTACAACAAGGTGAGCGCGCCGGTGAACAAGGAGCTGACCGACGCGGCCCTCGACTGCCGCACCGCGCCGAACGCGCGGGGCCTGCAGCGCACCTGGGACAGCGTCATCAACGCCCGGGTCGTGCTGCAGGCGGTGGCGCTGGGCGCGATGTGCGTGGCACTCGTGGCGTCCTGA
- a CDS encoding 3-hydroxyacyl-ACP dehydratase FabZ family protein, with translation MTTTVPAAGPTPTPVSGVGSTTVTAAAVPGGGLGGFDRLLEAVVGERAAAVRNVPATLTCFTDHFPRHPVLPGVLLLESMAALARRAAGPGTWRLAAVRGVRFTHFVGPGDQVHLSVEVTAHGPHRTECRATARAGGRVVATARVLALVSDETTREGTA, from the coding sequence ATGACCACCACCGTCCCCGCCGCGGGACCCACCCCCACCCCTGTCTCCGGCGTGGGCTCCACGACCGTCACGGCCGCCGCGGTGCCCGGCGGCGGGCTGGGCGGGTTCGACCGGCTGCTGGAGGCCGTCGTCGGCGAGCGGGCGGCGGCCGTGCGCAACGTGCCCGCCACCCTGACCTGCTTCACCGACCACTTCCCGCGCCACCCCGTGCTGCCCGGCGTGCTGCTGCTGGAGAGCATGGCCGCGCTCGCCCGTAGGGCCGCGGGCCCCGGCACCTGGCGCCTGGCCGCCGTGCGCGGCGTGCGCTTCACGCACTTCGTCGGCCCCGGCGACCAGGTCCACCTCAGCGTCGAGGTGACCGCTCACGGCCCGCACCGCACCGAGTGCCGGGCCACCGCCCGGGCCGGCGGCCGGGTGGTCGCCACCGCCCGCGTCCTGGCCCTGGTCAGCGACGAGACGACCCGGGAGGGCACAGCATGA
- a CDS encoding FAD-dependent monooxygenase: protein MALGRARRVLIAGGGIGGLAAALALQRAGLEPVVFERAEALRDGGAGLHIWTNGVLALDCLGVAGQVLETAPAQQVAHFSTHRGEVLGAWPVGDFVERYGAPTIAVERSVLHGVLREALHGSPVRTGAHVTGFEQDQDGVTVRFADGGSERGDLLIGADGIHGTVRDALFGPARNRYSGYIAWRGRSPLQHPDIPPGTFNAMFGPGTRFTYYDVAPGLVHWMSVANGPAGGRDAPGVREMLLRRHRGWGGPVADILAATPQEDIIRGDVEGRSPERRWGQGRVTLLGDAAHPITFNIGQGACQALEDALVLAEHLEHADDPIAALRRYERERRARTAPLQRIAWRIGRMGAVRNPLLIRAREAFMRKNWNTKAFAAAEKGQVAYGTRWAPARRPAATVD from the coding sequence ATGGCCCTTGGACGTGCCCGTCGCGTACTCATCGCCGGCGGAGGGATCGGCGGCCTGGCCGCGGCCCTCGCGCTCCAGCGCGCCGGTCTTGAGCCCGTCGTCTTCGAACGGGCCGAGGCACTGCGCGACGGCGGCGCGGGCCTGCACATCTGGACCAACGGCGTGCTCGCGCTGGACTGCCTGGGCGTGGCCGGACAGGTCCTCGAGACGGCCCCGGCCCAGCAGGTCGCGCACTTCAGCACCCACCGCGGCGAGGTGCTGGGCGCCTGGCCGGTCGGCGACTTCGTCGAGCGCTACGGCGCGCCCACCATCGCCGTCGAGCGCTCCGTCCTGCACGGCGTGCTGCGCGAGGCCCTGCACGGCTCCCCGGTGCGCACCGGGGCCCACGTGACCGGCTTCGAGCAGGACCAGGACGGGGTCACCGTACGGTTCGCGGACGGCGGCAGCGAACGGGGCGACCTGCTGATCGGCGCCGACGGCATCCACGGCACGGTCCGCGACGCCCTCTTCGGCCCCGCCCGCAACCGCTACAGCGGCTACATCGCCTGGCGCGGCCGCTCCCCCCTGCAGCACCCGGACATCCCGCCGGGCACCTTCAACGCAATGTTCGGGCCCGGCACCCGCTTCACCTACTACGACGTCGCACCCGGCCTGGTCCACTGGATGAGCGTGGCCAACGGGCCCGCGGGCGGCCGGGACGCGCCCGGCGTGCGGGAGATGCTGCTGCGCCGCCACCGCGGCTGGGGCGGCCCGGTGGCCGACATCCTCGCCGCCACCCCGCAGGAGGACATCATCCGCGGCGACGTCGAGGGCCGCAGCCCCGAACGCCGGTGGGGCCAGGGCCGCGTCACCCTGCTCGGCGACGCCGCGCACCCCATCACCTTCAACATCGGGCAGGGCGCCTGCCAGGCCCTGGAGGACGCCCTGGTCCTCGCCGAGCACCTGGAGCACGCCGACGACCCCATCGCCGCGCTGCGCCGCTACGAGCGTGAACGCCGCGCCCGTACCGCGCCGCTGCAGCGCATCGCCTGGCGGATCGGGCGGATGGGCGCGGTGCGCAATCCGCTGCTGATCCGGGCGCGGGAGGCGTTCATGCGCAAGAACTGGAACACGAAGGCCTTCGCCGCCGCGGAGAAGGGCCAGGTCGCCTACGGCACCCGCTGGGCCCCGGCCCGCCGCCCGGCCGCCACCGTGGACTGA
- the tnpB gene encoding IS607 family element RNA-guided endonuclease TnpB, giving the protein MSGAEPAGSGKKKRRGFEARPGFHVVGHRLALDPNASGLQALASHCGAARVAYNWAVRHVLASWSQRAAEETYGVPEAERVAWRSWSLPSLRKVFNEAKHNDPFLREWWAQNSKEAYNTGLANAAAAFDNYAKSRRGERKGARMGRPRFKSKRKARPACKFTTGTIRLDDRRHIVLPRLGRIRLHEDVQPLVDAIAEGGTRILSVTVRFERGRWFAVLQTEERHAIAPATRPGTAVGIDLGVKTLLVMADSAGEVREVANPKHYDQALTQLRKASRTVSRRRGPDRRTGQAPSRRWEKANAVRNRVHHRVANLRENHLHQATARIPAEYGTVVVEDLNVKGMVRNRRLSRRISDAAFGELRRQLTYKTQRHGGRLIVADRWMPSSKTCSRCGVVKAKLPLGVRVFECDVCGLVLDRDANAGHNLAALAAANGRTGTGVAGDPGPLVVVPKPRGAKQKTRTARTRKGTGTRAAGATPRQGTETRDRRQDTRREQLALW; this is encoded by the coding sequence GTGAGCGGGGCGGAGCCTGCCGGGAGCGGGAAGAAGAAGCGCCGGGGGTTCGAGGCGCGGCCCGGCTTCCACGTTGTGGGCCACAGGCTCGCCCTCGACCCCAATGCGTCCGGCCTGCAGGCTCTGGCCTCGCATTGCGGGGCGGCGCGGGTCGCCTACAACTGGGCGGTGCGGCATGTGCTGGCGAGTTGGTCGCAGCGCGCGGCGGAGGAGACCTACGGCGTTCCCGAGGCAGAGCGCGTTGCGTGGCGGTCGTGGTCGCTGCCGTCGTTGCGGAAGGTGTTCAACGAGGCCAAACACAACGACCCGTTCCTGCGGGAGTGGTGGGCGCAGAACTCGAAGGAGGCCTACAACACCGGCCTCGCGAACGCTGCCGCCGCGTTCGACAACTACGCCAAGTCCCGGCGCGGCGAGCGCAAGGGAGCCCGGATGGGCAGACCCCGTTTCAAGTCGAAGCGGAAGGCTCGTCCGGCGTGCAAGTTCACCACCGGCACCATCCGCCTCGATGACCGGCGGCATATCGTCCTGCCCCGCCTCGGCCGGATCCGCCTCCATGAGGACGTCCAGCCCCTCGTGGACGCGATCGCCGAAGGCGGGACGCGGATTCTGTCGGTGACGGTGCGGTTCGAGCGGGGCCGCTGGTTCGCGGTCCTGCAGACCGAGGAACGCCACGCCATCGCCCCTGCCACCCGCCCCGGCACGGCAGTCGGGATCGACCTCGGCGTCAAGACTCTCCTCGTCATGGCGGACTCGGCCGGCGAGGTCCGCGAGGTCGCGAACCCCAAGCACTACGACCAGGCACTCACGCAGCTCCGGAAGGCCTCCCGGACCGTCTCCCGCCGACGCGGCCCCGACCGGCGCACCGGACAGGCCCCGTCCCGTCGCTGGGAGAAAGCCAACGCGGTCCGTAACCGGGTGCACCACCGGGTGGCGAACCTGCGGGAGAACCATCTCCACCAGGCCACCGCGCGTATCCCCGCCGAGTACGGCACCGTCGTGGTCGAGGACCTCAACGTGAAAGGCATGGTCCGCAACCGGCGTCTGTCCCGCCGTATCTCCGACGCGGCGTTCGGGGAACTGCGGCGCCAGCTCACCTACAAGACCCAGCGCCACGGTGGACGTCTGATCGTCGCCGACCGCTGGATGCCCTCTTCGAAGACCTGCTCCCGCTGCGGTGTGGTGAAAGCCAAACTGCCCCTCGGCGTGCGTGTCTTCGAGTGCGACGTCTGCGGACTCGTCCTGGACCGGGATGCGAACGCAGGCCACAATCTGGCCGCCCTCGCGGCGGCCAACGGTAGAACGGGTACCGGAGTGGCCGGAGACCCGGGCCCCCTGGTGGTGGTGCCGAAGCCTCGTGGAGCCAAGCAGAAGACCCGCACCGCCCGAACCCGCAAGGGGACGGGCACGCGGGCAGCTGGCGCAACACCCCGCCAGGGGACGGAAACGAGAGATCGTCGACAGGACACCAGGCGCGAGCAACTCGCGCTCTGGTGA
- a CDS encoding RNA-guided endonuclease InsQ/TnpB family protein gives MSTHVKRAFKYRFCPTDAQAAELSRTFGCVRKVYNMALAARTEAWARQERVNYNATSAMLTAWKKTEDLAYLNEVSSVPLQQALRHLQTAFTHFFGKRAKYPRFKSRKTSRRSAEYTSSAFRFRDGKLTLAKMTEPLDIVWSRPLPEDMAPSTVTVSQDSAGRWFVSLLCDDPSVKPLPATGQAVGVDVGLDHLLTLSTGEKIANPRHERRDRTRLAKAQRKLARKAGGDGANRRKARLKVAKIHARIADRRRDTLHKLTTRLVRENQTIVIEDLTVRNMVRNHRLARSISDAAWSEFRSMLEYKTAWYGREVIAVDRWFPSSRLCSSCNTLQDKMPLHVRTWTCDCGVTHDRDVNAAHNLLAAGLAVTVCGAGVRPQRSTPDGQSATKQKPSRREP, from the coding sequence GTGAGCACTCACGTGAAGCGGGCGTTCAAGTACCGCTTCTGTCCGACGGATGCGCAGGCAGCGGAGCTGTCGCGCACGTTCGGGTGTGTGCGGAAGGTCTACAACATGGCGCTCGCCGCCCGTACCGAGGCGTGGGCGCGGCAGGAGCGGGTCAACTACAACGCCACCTCCGCGATGCTGACGGCGTGGAAGAAGACCGAGGATCTGGCTTACCTGAACGAGGTGTCCTCGGTCCCCCTCCAGCAGGCGCTGCGGCACCTGCAGACGGCGTTCACCCATTTCTTCGGCAAGCGGGCGAAGTACCCGCGTTTCAAGTCGCGCAAGACGTCGCGCAGGAGTGCGGAGTACACCTCCAGCGCATTCCGCTTCCGCGACGGGAAACTGACACTGGCGAAGATGACCGAACCGCTGGACATCGTGTGGTCGAGGCCACTGCCCGAGGACATGGCCCCGTCCACCGTGACGGTCTCGCAGGACAGCGCGGGCCGCTGGTTCGTCTCCCTGCTGTGCGACGACCCGTCCGTCAAGCCGCTCCCGGCCACCGGTCAGGCTGTCGGTGTCGATGTCGGACTGGACCACCTGCTGACCCTCTCCACCGGAGAGAAGATCGCCAACCCCCGGCACGAGCGCCGTGACCGCACCCGCCTCGCCAAGGCCCAGCGCAAACTTGCCCGCAAGGCCGGGGGCGACGGCGCCAACCGCAGGAAGGCCCGGCTGAAGGTCGCGAAGATCCATGCCCGGATCGCTGACCGGCGCCGCGACACGCTGCACAAGCTGACCACTCGGCTCGTTCGTGAAAACCAAACGATCGTGATCGAGGACCTGACCGTGCGCAACATGGTCAGAAACCACCGGCTCGCCCGCTCCATCAGCGACGCGGCGTGGAGCGAGTTCCGGAGCATGCTGGAGTACAAGACCGCCTGGTACGGGCGCGAAGTGATCGCCGTGGACCGGTGGTTCCCCTCCTCCAGGCTGTGCTCCTCCTGCAACACCCTGCAGGACAAGATGCCGCTGCACGTCCGCACCTGGACGTGCGACTGCGGCGTGACCCACGACCGCGACGTGAACGCGGCGCACAACCTTCTGGCCGCCGGGCTGGCGGTGACAGTCTGTGGAGCTGGCGTAAGACCTCAACGGAGTACTCCGGACGGGCAGTCGGCAACGAAGCAGAAACCCTCACGGCGCGAGCCGTAA
- a CDS encoding helix-turn-helix domain-containing protein yields MLRQPAFGHRLKKLRTAQGLSQTALAGEGMSTGYLSRLESGARQPTDRAVGYLAGRLGLDVADFEEPVTGSLAHALTLASSTGSADAIGALRAALAAEGHESAVLRWQALWLLARAARLQGDHAAERADLGRLVALGDEVGSAELRVRGLTRLARCLRSLGEITPALDAAVAAHRLALGEDLGVEDRAAALLALVSVQAEAGQVPEARVHADELAALVAGRTDALWAEAMWTAAAVRVRQGDHTGAQAFLDAALERFSSQEDLVLWLRLRLAAGRLHLQTLPPDPARAEACAAQAEAALAFVGTPALRQDLTALKADLAFATGRYDDARALLGDLAGDEPRMTYRDRVRLEILRQQLLILGGDASGVEGLRTLAQQAQADANIDLAAEIWRTLADALAQSRPAPAEPA; encoded by the coding sequence ATGCTGCGACAGCCCGCGTTCGGACACCGCCTGAAAAAGCTCCGGACGGCCCAGGGGCTGTCGCAGACGGCGCTGGCCGGCGAGGGCATGTCCACCGGCTATCTCTCCCGCCTGGAATCGGGGGCGCGCCAGCCCACCGACCGGGCCGTGGGCTATCTGGCGGGCCGGCTGGGCCTGGACGTCGCCGACTTCGAGGAGCCGGTCACCGGTTCCCTGGCGCACGCGCTGACGCTGGCGTCCTCCACCGGTTCCGCGGACGCCATCGGGGCGCTGCGCGCGGCGCTGGCCGCCGAGGGCCACGAGAGCGCGGTGCTGCGCTGGCAGGCGCTGTGGCTGCTGGCCCGGGCCGCCCGGCTGCAGGGCGATCACGCCGCCGAACGCGCGGACCTCGGCCGGCTGGTGGCGCTCGGCGACGAGGTGGGATCGGCCGAGCTGCGGGTGCGCGGCCTGACCCGGCTGGCCCGCTGCCTGCGCTCGCTCGGTGAGATCACCCCGGCCCTGGACGCGGCCGTCGCCGCCCACCGCCTCGCCCTGGGCGAGGACCTGGGCGTGGAGGACCGGGCCGCCGCGCTGCTGGCGCTGGTGTCGGTGCAGGCGGAGGCCGGGCAGGTGCCGGAGGCGCGGGTGCACGCCGACGAACTGGCCGCGCTGGTCGCCGGCCGCACCGACGCGCTGTGGGCCGAGGCCATGTGGACGGCCGCCGCCGTCCGGGTGCGCCAGGGCGACCACACCGGGGCGCAGGCCTTTTTGGATGCGGCCCTGGAGCGTTTCAGCAGCCAGGAGGACCTGGTGCTGTGGCTCAGGCTGCGGCTGGCCGCGGGCCGGCTGCACCTGCAGACCCTGCCCCCCGACCCCGCGCGGGCCGAGGCCTGCGCCGCCCAGGCCGAGGCCGCCCTCGCCTTCGTCGGCACGCCCGCCCTGCGCCAGGACCTGACCGCGCTGAAGGCCGATCTGGCGTTCGCCACCGGCCGCTACGACGATGCCCGCGCCCTGCTGGGCGACCTGGCCGGGGACGAGCCGAGGATGACCTACCGCGACCGGGTGCGGCTGGAGATCCTGCGCCAGCAGCTGCTGATCCTGGGCGGCGACGCCTCCGGCGTGGAGGGGCTGCGCACCCTGGCGCAGCAGGCCCAGGCGGACGCCAACATCGACCTCGCGGCGGAGATCTGGCGGACCCTCGCGGACGCCCTCGCCCAGTCCCGGCCCGCCCCGGCCGAACCGGCGTGA
- the fabD gene encoding ACP S-malonyltransferase, which translates to MIDNLFTMFPGQGSQRAGMAGHLLRDHPRTAGRVLARAEEATGLPLTALCSTAPEEELAPTEIAQPAIVATSLAVLEVLRDQAGFVPAVVAGHSLGEYPALVAAGVLEAEAALRLVRRRGELMAGVSRRVGGAMTAVLGLAAARIEEICADCAPLGVVEIANYNEPGQTVISGQRPAVEEAARRALAAGAERAVALKVSAPFHCSLMRAIEDEFAAELERVCFSAPRLPVISSVTGTLVRDGSHARDLLRRQLAGPVRWVDVLGAAAAHAVDGCLEVGPGRVLSGFANRTGVHSVVRSTHDARRIFALLRELGQEPAPGAAA; encoded by the coding sequence ATGATCGACAATCTCTTCACGATGTTTCCCGGGCAGGGCTCGCAGCGCGCGGGCATGGCCGGGCATCTGCTGCGTGACCACCCCCGCACCGCCGGACGCGTCCTGGCCCGCGCCGAGGAGGCGACCGGCCTGCCGCTGACCGCGCTGTGCAGCACCGCGCCGGAGGAGGAGCTGGCCCCGACCGAGATCGCCCAGCCCGCCATCGTCGCCACCAGCCTCGCGGTCCTTGAGGTACTGCGCGACCAGGCGGGTTTCGTGCCCGCCGTGGTGGCCGGGCACAGCCTGGGGGAGTACCCCGCGCTGGTGGCCGCCGGGGTGCTGGAGGCCGAGGCGGCGCTGCGGCTGGTACGCCGCCGGGGCGAGCTGATGGCGGGGGTCTCCCGCCGGGTCGGCGGCGCGATGACGGCCGTACTGGGCCTTGCCGCCGCCCGGATCGAGGAGATCTGCGCGGACTGCGCCCCCCTGGGCGTGGTGGAGATCGCCAACTACAACGAGCCGGGCCAGACCGTGATCTCCGGACAGCGCCCCGCGGTCGAGGAGGCCGCCCGCCGGGCACTGGCCGCGGGCGCCGAGCGGGCGGTGGCACTGAAGGTCTCCGCGCCCTTCCACTGCTCGCTGATGCGGGCGATCGAGGACGAGTTCGCCGCCGAACTGGAGCGCGTGTGCTTCAGCGCGCCCCGGCTGCCCGTGATCAGCTCGGTGACCGGCACCCTGGTGCGCGACGGCAGCCACGCCCGCGATCTGCTGCGCCGTCAGCTGGCCGGGCCGGTGCGGTGGGTGGACGTGCTGGGCGCCGCGGCCGCGCACGCCGTGGACGGCTGCCTGGAGGTCGGCCCCGGCCGGGTGCTCAGCGGCTTCGCCAACCGCACCGGCGTCCACTCCGTGGTGCGCAGCACCCACGACGCGCGCCGGATCTTTGCACTGCTGCGCGAGCTCGGGCAGGAGCCCGCCCCTGGCGCCGCCGCCTGA
- a CDS encoding TetR/AcrR family transcriptional regulator encodes MVRMSADERRRSVIRAAVSEFARGGYDGTSTEAIARRAGVSQPYLFRLFAGKRALFLAAARCCLADTARLFTEATEGLAGEEALRAMANAYTRVIVKEPERLLMQMQVYVAVAAGEADGDAAFGEAVRAEWRRLWDTVHRPLGADTGQTTTFMAYGMLVNVLVCLGFPPGDPLWDGLYPAARAGARQPGALQRRPAPG; translated from the coding sequence ATGGTGAGGATGAGTGCAGACGAGCGGCGCCGCAGCGTCATCCGCGCGGCCGTGAGCGAATTCGCCCGGGGCGGGTACGACGGCACGTCCACCGAGGCCATCGCCCGGCGTGCGGGGGTGTCGCAGCCGTACCTCTTCCGGCTCTTCGCGGGCAAGCGGGCGCTCTTCCTCGCGGCGGCGCGGTGCTGCCTGGCCGACACCGCCCGGCTGTTCACCGAGGCCACCGAGGGCCTGGCGGGCGAGGAGGCGCTGCGCGCCATGGCCAACGCGTACACCCGCGTCATCGTCAAGGAGCCGGAGCGGCTGCTGATGCAGATGCAGGTGTATGTCGCGGTGGCGGCGGGCGAGGCGGACGGTGACGCGGCGTTCGGGGAGGCGGTGCGGGCCGAGTGGCGGCGGCTGTGGGACACCGTCCACCGGCCGCTCGGCGCGGACACCGGCCAGACCACCACGTTCATGGCGTACGGGATGCTGGTCAACGTCCTGGTCTGCCTGGGGTTTCCGCCCGGGGACCCGCTCTGGGACGGGCTGTATCCGGCGGCGCGGGCCGGGGCACGGCAGCCGGGCGCCCTCCAGCGACGGCCGGCACCCGGCTGA
- a CDS encoding acyl carrier protein, with the protein MSETLTPTSTDYFSAVQAAIADALGIDEAEAVPEATLLGQLGAESIDLLDILFRIERATKVKITVADIAALLQGGIPDEEFGDENEVVNDTGLTHLEKVLPQFDRSQLSEPLTAEGVLGLFTVQNLTDLLTERAEAQHTA; encoded by the coding sequence GTGTCCGAAACCCTGACCCCCACCTCGACCGACTACTTCTCCGCGGTCCAGGCCGCCATCGCCGACGCCCTGGGCATCGACGAGGCCGAGGCCGTGCCCGAGGCGACCCTGCTCGGGCAGCTGGGTGCCGAGTCGATCGACCTGCTCGACATCCTCTTCCGTATCGAGCGCGCCACCAAGGTGAAGATCACCGTGGCCGACATCGCCGCCCTGCTGCAGGGCGGCATCCCCGACGAGGAGTTCGGCGACGAGAACGAGGTCGTCAACGACACCGGCCTCACCCACCTGGAGAAGGTCCTGCCGCAGTTCGACCGCAGCCAGCTCAGCGAGCCGCTGACCGCCGAGGGCGTGCTGGGCCTGTTCACCGTGCAGAACCTCACCGACCTGCTGACCGAGCGGGCCGAGGCCCAGCACACCGCCTGA
- a CDS encoding SDR family NAD(P)-dependent oxidoreductase, whose translation MKLKDRTALVTGASRGIGRAIALALAEQGAAVAVNYRSRQEDAAAVVKEIETAGGRAAAVAADVADPQQAARLVQEATRLLGPLDILVNNAGTSDDGLIYDAPPDAWLNVMKTNFGGAWHCTHAVLEQFMARGDATIVNISSAMGERGWIGQANYSASKGALNSFTRCAAVELARFGIRVNAVLAGFTPTELVDGVLQRDGGKSIKRQIPLRRFATTGQVAAAAVFLAGPDSGYTTGELLCVDGGFSAQLGIGRP comes from the coding sequence ATGAAGCTGAAGGACCGCACCGCCCTGGTCACCGGTGCCTCACGCGGCATCGGCCGGGCCATCGCCCTGGCCCTGGCCGAGCAGGGGGCGGCCGTCGCCGTCAACTACCGCTCCCGCCAGGAGGACGCCGCCGCGGTCGTCAAGGAGATCGAGACGGCGGGCGGCCGGGCCGCGGCCGTCGCCGCCGACGTCGCCGACCCGCAGCAGGCCGCCCGCCTGGTCCAGGAGGCCACCCGCCTCCTGGGCCCCCTCGACATCCTCGTCAACAACGCGGGCACCAGCGACGACGGCCTCATCTACGACGCGCCGCCGGACGCCTGGCTGAACGTCATGAAGACCAACTTCGGCGGCGCCTGGCACTGCACCCACGCCGTCCTGGAACAGTTCATGGCCCGCGGCGACGCCACCATCGTCAACATCTCCTCCGCGATGGGCGAACGCGGCTGGATCGGCCAGGCCAACTACTCGGCCTCCAAGGGCGCGCTGAACTCCTTCACCCGCTGCGCCGCCGTCGAACTCGCCCGCTTCGGCATACGGGTCAACGCGGTCCTGGCCGGGTTCACCCCGACCGAACTCGTGGACGGCGTGCTGCAGCGCGACGGCGGCAAGAGCATCAAGCGGCAGATCCCGCTGCGCCGGTTCGCCACCACCGGCCAGGTCGCCGCGGCCGCGGTGTTCCTGGCCGGCCCCGACTCCGGCTACACCACCGGCGAACTGCTCTGCGTGGACGGCGGGTTCTCCGCCCAACTGGGCATCGGCCGCCCGTAA